In one window of Episyrphus balteatus chromosome 3, idEpiBalt1.1, whole genome shotgun sequence DNA:
- the LOC129914826 gene encoding armadillo-like helical domain-containing protein 3 yields MTSRKRSGSGSSKRPKEKVVYIYELFFRGEDPTGDSPEFWNEFFLLQPNVESLENEITKLTGEQLLTVKTNINLIFEKCIEILDSGHPKRLCNSLQTLCSLFYSIFKKSTIDTSFDVVGEVFQYDEMYQKMKILLNHCNQILLGDVVENARFMCLKLLLVLVTGTDNVSQNVIVEYLMLHTLFDSFVRLLSDPTLRAQHGHDIVILLTILVNYRKHEATNPYIVQLSILADELALNGYGQMISQSLIDFCRQYMQSLSNVQSSSWFSSLSNIVGNMFVSDEGCERVQQIKANNGLLLALYEAVHLNRNFITTLAHTQAESSAPPSPSNTLSLTQPVPDLANAPIIDITQYPTNLLVAVFQYCSIVMQDNKNESSVANLKLCFLILTCISEDQYANSMMHDNNLTFKVMLHRAQMRHRKLHVDRVGKSQPLAATLLDLLVEFIVSHLMKKFPMELYLLCIGIIQRILCYQKRCRVRLNYPWKELWSALIGLLRFLVNQEQNLIKKCNIFYLSLQVVNIFNLFITYGDTFLATTNSYDELYYELNREEKVFSEIQAMVLRYTTMPDCEYKDDVIKLLNALVNILAIVKHFQYKIKEWLAEQGLSTPTEEQILDVVRKNYDLTLKLQDSLDHYERYSEAPRHSAFFTAMIRDVVIDTRKNIYGYVKEAVSVVPEQELMVTSTSP; encoded by the exons atgacttcacGAAAAAGAAGTGGTTCGGGTTCATCGAAACGCCCGAAAGAAAAAGTTGTTTACATTTATGAACTATTTTTCCGTGGCGAAGACCCCACAGGAGATAGTCCAGAATTttggaatgaattttttttactccaACCGAATGTCGAGTCATTGGAAAATGAAATAACCAAACTCACCGGAGAACAGCTGCTTACAGTAAAAACGAatataaatttgatatttgagaaatgcatagaaattcttGACTCAG GTCATCCCAAAAGATTGTGCAATAGTCTCCAGACCCTTTGTTCCTTATTTTattcgattttcaaaaaatcgaccATTGACACAAGCTTCGATGTTGTAGGAGAGGTATTCCAATATGATGAAATGTATCAAAAGATGAAGATTCTCTTAAATCACTGCAACCAAATTCTTTTGG GAGATGTTGTTGAAAATGCCCGTTTCATGTGTCTTAAACTGCTCCTAGTGCTAGTAACTGGGACAGACAATGTAAGTCAAAATGTCATTGTAGAATATCTGATGCTCCACACTCTGTTCGATTCCTTTGTAAGACTGCTAAGTGATCCGACACTTCGCGCCCAACATGGGCATGACATCGTTATCCTTCTTACTATTCTGGTTAACTACCGTAAACATGAGGCAACGAATCCTTATATCGTGCAATTGTCGATTTTGGCAGATGAATTGGCTTTGAACGGATATGGACAGATGATATCGCAATCGTTAATTGATTTCTGTCGTCAGTATATGCAGAGTCTGTCTAATGTGCAATCGTCGTCGTGGTTCTCTTCGCTGTCGAACATTGTGGGAAACATGTTTGTATCGGACGAGGGATGTGAACGTGTACAACAAATCAAAGCTAACAATGGACTATTGCTGGCGCTTTATGAAGCAGTTCATTTGAATAGGAATTTCATTACGACTTTGGCACATACTCAAGCAGAATCAAGTGCTCCTCCTTCGCCAAGCAACACATTGAGCCTGACACAACCAGTTCCTGATCTGGCCAATGCTCCCATAATAGACATTACACAGTATCCAACCAATTTACTGGTAGCAGTATTTCAatattg TTCCATAGTAATGCAAGATAACAAAAACGAGTCCAGTGTGGCAAACCTAAAGTTGTGTTTCCTCATTCTTACCTGCATTTCTGAAGACCAATACGCTAACTCCATGATGCACGACAACAATCTTACATTCAAAGTGATGTTGCACCGTGCACAAATGAGGCACCGCAAGCTGCACGTCGACCGCGTTGGCAAATCTCAACCTCTTGCCGCCACTTTACTTGATCTTCTTGTCGAGTTCATCGTTTCCCATTTGATGAAGAAATTCCCAATGGAATTGTATTTACTATGTATTGGAATCATTCAACGTATACTATGTTATCAAAAGCGTTGCAGAGTTCGTCTGAATTATCCATGGAAGGAGCTTTGGTCAGCATTAATTGGACTACTGCGGTTTCTAGTCAATCAAGAACAAAACTTGATAAAAAAATGCAACATATTCTATCTATCGTTGCAG GTGGTTAATATCTTCAATTTGTTCATCACATATGGTGACACTTTCTTAGCGACAACTAACAGCTACGATGAACTTTATTATGAATTAAATCgcgaagaaaaagttttttccgAAATTCAGGCTATGG tcCTGCGTTACACAACAATGCCTGATTGCGAATACAAAGATGACGTCATCAAACTTCTCAATGCCTTAGTTAATATTTTAGCAATTGTTAagcattttcaatataaaatcaAGGAATGGCTTGCAGAGCAAGGTCTCTCAACACCAACCGAAGAGCAGATTTTGGATGTAGTTAGAAAGAACTACGATTTGACTCTTAAACTACAGGACTCTCTAGATCATTATGAACGGTATTCAGAGGCGCCTAGACATTCTGCATTTTTCACAGCAATGATTCGAGATGTTGTGATTGATACTAGGAAAAACATTTATGGATATGTGAAGGAAGCTGTGTCAGTGGTACCAGAACAGGAGTTAATGGTAACATCAACCTCACCATAA